The genomic segment ccatccataagtaacacaatgacagaatgtttgACTAATTTGGTCATGGGGTTcacacactttctgtaataaaacatctaaaagcaaaaatcttatcaaatgggggtctgaTGtataatttgtgtcagtttaggggtccttgacgtgaaaaagtttgagaaccactggtttagTTGTTTTGCTTGTCTTTTTCCTGGtggttcattttatttaataaatgtcTAATAATTTGGTCTGATGTTTGCGGAGGTGAACTTCAGTGCAGGGGAGGTGGTCAGCACCTGCTAAACAATGCACAGAGAGAGCCTGACCAAGTatcagtttttgtttgtcttatttGCTACACTTGTTTGCTCCCCATCCAGACTATTTAGTGACAGAGGTCTGCAAATGAGGTGTTACCTGGCAATGCTGGATTACTATGCATATTCGGGACATCCAGCTTCTTCTTGCAGTATGGAACGGTGCATGGTGGAGgatgtggtgtttgtgtgctggtCGTGGCCATAGACGTCAGATTCTGTGGGCCCTCATGCTGGAACTGGACAGAACcttaatggagaaaaaaaagaccaaaaaaaaagactgatagGATAAAAAGACTGAGTAAATAATAACAGATATGGCATTTTAATTACAAGACATGGTTGTGATTATGGCAACAATAAAGTTCCTACTACTAGTTTCTATTtttatacataataataatttgcttaatatattaatttatgAACTGTAAGATACAGCCGGACTACTGCTCTTTTGGTGGGGAAGAAACTGGAGCACgcagagaaaacaacacagacaaaagaaGAGGCTCCACTCCATGCAGAGGACCATATatccataacacacacaaatctggAAATCAGGTGTCACCTGGGAGCGGGGGCATGCAACAGTGCTGCTGGCAGCTCAGCGTCTCCCTATAGTAATGAAAGGTGTTTGATGAAtgctgtggtgtttgtgtgctggtCATGGTCATAGATGGCAGCTGCTGTATCCCCTCAGGCAGGAAGTTGACGGGACCTCTTTGAATATACCCACCTGAGAGGagtaaaatgattaaaaaaaaaaaagaccttgtAAATAATAACAGATCAGGTTATTTACTTACATAACACTGTGGTAATTATGGCACCGATaaagtttttattcttttttttatacattatgCCATAATGTAACACTTGTTAAGATACAACTTTCTCAAATACATAAGCATAAATAAGAAGAGATaataaaaaattcaaataaCTTTGAAATAACTATATCATCATGGCAAACAAAAGGGGTGGTGGTTAAAAGATATGTAGCAGTACCTGTCAACATAGTGTTATAGTGTCTTAACAATTTGAATTTCCCTTCGGGGAtcgataaaaataaaaagtttctctttctattttctttctctcttttttttcattacaaaataatATAGCTGCAGTGTGGAATGAACACATTTCAACATCTAGCAAGCTAAAGACCCAGGTATTTACCCAAGGagttacaaaacacaaaaacataacgCTAAAAGTTGTTTCATCTGTACTAGTGGTGCAGGTTGAAGGCATGTggtcataaatgtgttttcagacaTGCTTACACTGCTGGTTGGGGCTGGTCTGGTACCCTGGGTTATGTGTGCAGGGCGGAGGAGCATGTGACTGatatttgtcttctttctttacttGGTTCATCCTGACAGGCACTGAGTGTGGCTACTGTTAATAGTGTTCACGCTGATTTCTCCTTACTGATTTGAGATCAACATTCTTTTTGTGTGAACCTAAATGGTGGAGATGTAACACAATGTTAGGTAAAACAATGCAAATGCATGTCAGCATATGGCAGGTAATAAAACCTGGAGGAGGTCATGGATAATGGTAAATTAATAGCTTAAGCAATAAATTAAAGCAATTACTCAGACATGATGACTCAACCAGTTCCTGAAATTTGTGAAACACTTTTGCTTTCTATTTTTATACAAGACGTCATAGGCACACCCTCTGCCTTATCATATTGATCCACATTTGTTGGAGATATTTGTTGGGAAAGAGTTTGGCTATTACCACAAAGATTTTTTGACTAACAAAGTCAAAGAGATATCCTTTAAAATGCTTCACAGGTTTTAtccaactaatgattatttgcAGAAACTCAAGAAAGACATTGATGTAAGTTGTATCTTTTGTGGGgagctcagagaaacactggtattatatttgttttggtcttgCCCATATAATAAACTACTGTGGAGTAAATTGTCATGATTTATTactttggaaaaatgtattgtttggaCTCACTGAATATGAATCTCTGTTCACAGTTCTATTTGATTCATTTGCTCactattttgaccaaattttatattcacagaTCCAAATTCACAAAGccaaacttttcagagctgactgtccacatcaaacaatacatttcttcaaTATCTGAATGTACAGACAAAAAAGCTGTTCAAACCATAACCACTGTaagctttacaagatatttatttaactattaattcattataattattatttttattttattacaaccTCTAGCCCCACTGGCGTGTTTGTGATTGTAGACTCAAATTATAGCCTGTACACAAGCTGCTGTAAACTTCTCCCTTCCTACTTTCTGTGGCTTGAATTATTGAGTCTAAGAACTGTTAGATAGAGCAGGTTAGATTGCCATCAGACACTAACCTACTTCTGCTTAATATGAATGTCAGCAATTTGTCAGCTGGTTTTAACTGTATCAGGACCACCATGGTCAGGACATGTTGATTTTAgagttatttttaaaagtgaCATTTCCTGTTTGAAAGAGGTGGCTCCCTCTGCTGGTTAAATCAAATAATCTGTCGTTCATCTAAATTAGCTAACCTAACGCAAAGTCTCCTGTGTGATAACCATGGAACGTTAAATAACGTTGCATCCATGTTGATAACTCAGCTAGTTGATAACTCATTTGCTAACAAGGGTGTTCTATCTATTTCCAGTATTGCTATGGAGAGAGTAGTCTCCTATCAGAaatctttaaataataatatatttttaaaaatcacccAAATTGAGTACTTCGGGCTAGCTTAATTAACCTCAACTGATATTTTAGCTAACGTTATTATTTAACGTTAGCTTGGTAAGATCTGTCAGTACGACAACctaacatatttattttaattaacgTTAGATATTCGATCAACAGTGTACTCACTCTAAATTATACTGTCCAGGTCGTGTGAAACTTCATGAGCTTGAGTGACGCccagaaagtttaaaaaaaaaaacgtagcTTCAGTTAATAACGTAAACTGACGATGATGATTTGTTATAAACTGTATTAACGCGAATTGCTGTTATTTGAAAATCCTACGAACCCAAAGGACCGTTAGGATATTTTATTCTGgattctgattggttgatttttcttattttcttaagTATTATGATATAATGTTACATGGATCAACTTATGCTTTTTAAATCGGGTACTatggtaaaaacaacaaaaacaaacataaaaaaatgttttttctctcacaaCTGTCACTCGCTGTATTCATGAGTCGGATGGGGCGTTATGAACATTTAAGCTGCTGTTTGGTGAATCACTTTAAATGTATacgagatgaaatgaaatgttggCCCACTTCTCTATTAGCAAATTATTGTGGTCATTACAggaattaaaaaacattgtacAGACTGTCTTTggttgcatttttaaaacactCGATTCCTCAGGGGTTTCCGTAGTTTTAGGCGATACCATAGATATATGGGTGTTCTTATGACTTGAATCCAAGTGAGTTTGGTCTTATTCTCATCAGTGTGTATAAACACAGAATAcattgtttgaaataaaaaaaaatctcaaagacTCGTTATCAAGGTTAAAAGCAAAAGAACTTGACTAATTTACGCTACTTCATGACACACCCCCATGTAACACAATGGTATAGTCCAAGAGGTAGGGAAGCCCTGTAAGTGAGACAAATCAAGCCTGTGACAGCGGACAAACTTGACTTTTATAACAAGTAAATACTGTACAGAGGTACGTACTATTCAAAAGTCCACGGTTTGACCTCggtaacatgttttttttaacagcagtgCTATGTTTTGCCGAGCTGTCAGTGCAAATGTGGGGGAAAATTGCAAAGAAGATGACCACTTGCTAGCGGTAGCTTCCTGCTAGCTGCTAtttgctagctgctagctgatTACACAGAACGGGACTTGAGCAGGAAGAAGTAGCATGCTAGGTAGAGAGATGCTAGTTAGCCCTTTTTAGCTTGCCCATCCTATTTTGGGATTGGCATTCCGCTAGCTAGTAACCTTAACTTAGCTGCCCTTATCGTGACTGTAAGAAGACTGTTTATTAAGTCACGTCAACACCTCCTTTTGTAAAAAACTGATATCGGCTGATGTGAAGTGGCGAGCGAGAAAAGCTgtgcatgatgatgatgatgatgttgcaATGTTTCCTCTGACGTGAAATCAACTGGTATGAATGATGAGAAACAACACAAGGGGCCTTGTGTCTCGTAATTCCAGGTGATCTATCATTCTTGTAGCATAGATATGGAAGTTTGTGTGTGGTTACATGCAGCAGCCTCGCCTGGCCTAATAGGTCAGTTACAATGGTATCGATGACTGATGGTTAACCCAATGTGTCGATGAGCGTTAGTGTTACTACCCCCATGAACTTGAGCACGATGTTTATATCATCTGTTGCTGCCATAGTAGGGCAGCAGTACAACATTTAAATCAGACTATTTACCATAAAACTATTTTCTGCTGATGTCCGTGTTCACTTTGCCCGATATTCTGACAGCTGTTCAATGTATTTACCCTTGATAACTATTGTCAATGTTCAAATTCTTATAatgatgtgtgttgttttacaaATGATTACAAAAAGAAATCACCAAGTTTGTTATTAATGTATACTTAGAATATAGCTTCATAAAAATgactttcaaaaatgttttttgtcattatatTTATTCTGCCTCCTGGCAAAGTATAcctgtgttttttatttgtgtgtaatgGCTGTTACATGGGTCCGGTTTACACACTAAAATGTTATCCATTCAGTTAGGGAgcattgtttttgctttaaacaGTCCATACTGCAGGATGGACAGGTGGGAAGGTACATCATaaactgagaaaaaagaaattaaaccCCAGCGCCAAGcaattaatttgttcatttttatatttctttactcactcctgtatttctgtgttttgttttattttttctatcaGGCTAGAAGAGAAACTGTACAATGTCCTTGAAGCCGCGGGTGGTGGATTTTGACGAGACATGGAACAAGTTACTGACGACAATCAAGGCTGTTGTGATGCTCGACTATGTGGAGAGAGCCACGTGGAATGATCGGTTTTCGTATCCTTTGCCAACTTGCtcaatgttgaaaaatgttattAAGGATCAAATTCACCTAAAACCCTTAATTCATTTATAGAGAATCACTGAGCAAAATACTGCATCAAGTATTACATCCAtactacatttttattaattgtatCTATAGCACCGTTATTTTCATACCGTCAAAACATTAACTGCCTCATGCAACACAATGGAatcatgttttccacatttttatttcctgaACTTTGACACCAGCGACATTTATGCCTTGTGTGTTGCATACCCAGAGCCTTTGGGCGAAAGATTATACACAGAGACCAAGGTGTTTCTTGAGAA from the Thunnus albacares chromosome 21, fThuAlb1.1, whole genome shotgun sequence genome contains:
- the LOC122972548 gene encoding cAMP-responsive element modulator-like isoform X1; translation: MNQVKKEDKYQSHAPPPCTHNPGYQTSPNQQCGYIQRGPVNFLPEGIQQLPSMTMTSTQTPQHSSNTFHYYRETLSCQQHCCMPPLPGSVQFQHEGPQNLTSMATTSTQTPHPPPCTVPYCKKKLDVPNMHSNPALPGSTGDLTACQLRNPGSSLLQGVMGASTHSSQKLTEDAVQKRELRLMRNREAARECRRKKKEYVKCLENRVDVLENQNKTLIEELKALKDIYRHKTE